AGAGTCTGGCCTTGTGGGGTACGGTCGCCACCGTCAGATGCCAGGGTTTGACCTTGTGGAGTGCGATCCGAACCGTCTTGAACCAGACCTTTCTCTTCCAGACGATCACGGCCGCCTTCAGCTACGGTTTGACCTTGTGGGGTTTTGTCATAGCCATCTTGAACCAGACCTTTTTCTTCCAGACGGTTGCGACCGTTTTCAGCCAGGGTCTGACCTTGTGGAGTGCGGTCGCCGCCATCAGCAGCAATGGTCTGGCTGAACACCGAGTGGCTTGTTTTGACTTGCGGAGTCGCTTGATCGGCAGCTGGCAGAGCGAAAGCGGTGCTGGCCAGCATCGAGAGGGTAAGACTGAACAGAAGTTGGCGTTTCATGATGGGTTGCTCCTTGGGAGGGCGATAAAGTGGGTACGAGGGCAATGCTACTCTCGATAAGTCGATATAAAAGTTCATAAACACAATGGTAATAATCAACAGAATTGATTGTTCGCGTGGGAGGCTCTATCTCGGGCGTTTCAGGCGGGCGGTTTTGCACTGCGGTGGGTATTTTCCACCCACTCGCGCTCCGCAAAAGTGCGGGGCCGGTAACGCCAGTTCGACCGATCGGTCAGAATGGCGACCGTTTTTTGCCCTCGAAGGGGCTTTGGATTAAACCTGCGGGCTGTTTGTCAGTCACAGATTTCATGAGGGCCATCACGGCCCGTCGTTTCAGCTGCGTCGTGCCAATGGATGCAGTCGTCTTCAGGAGCTTTGTGCAATGACGCGCGCGCGTAAAATCTTCGCCTGGACCTTCGCCACCCTCGTGCTGCTTCTGGCGGTGCTGGTGCTGATCATCGTGTTCTTCGACTGGAACCGGATCAAACCGCCGCTCAACGCCAAAGTCTCGGAAGAACTGCATCGACCGTTTGCCATCAACGGCAATCTGTCGGTGGTCTGGCGGCGTGAACTCGACGAGGGCGGCTGGCGCGCCTGGGTGCCGTGGCCGCATGTGGTGGCCGAAGACCTGACGCTGGGCAATCCGGACTGGTCGAAGCAGCCGCAGATGGTCACCCTGAAAAGGGTCGAGCTGCGTATCTCGCCGCTGGCTTTGCTGGCGCAACGGGTGACGATCCCGCGCATCGACCTGACCGAACCGAACGCGCAATTGCAGCGCCTGGCCGACGGCCGCGCCAACTGGACCTTCACGTTCGATCCCAAGGACCCGAATGCCGAGCCCTCGAACTGGGTGGTCGACATCGGCGCCATCGGCTTCGACAAGGGCCACGTCACCCTGGATGACCAGACCCTCAAGACCAATCTCGACCTGCTGATCGATCCGTTGGGCAAGCCGATTCCGTTCAGCGACATCGTCGGCGACAAAGCAGCGAAAACCGCACAGGACAAGGGCGGTGCACCGCAGGATTACGCCTTCGGCCTGAAAGTCGCCGGCCAGTATCACGGCCAGAAACTCGCCGGTCAGGGCAAGATCGGCGGCCTGCTGGCCCTGCAGGATGCGAGCAAACCGTTCCCCTTGCAGGCCCAGGCGAAAATCGGCGATACCAGCGTCGAACTCGCCGGCACTCTGACCGATCCGCTCAATCTCGGCGCGCTTGATCTGCGCCTGAAACTGGCGGGCGCCAGCCTCGGCAATCTGTATCCGCTGACCGGCGTGACCCTGCCGGACACGCCGCCTTATGCCACCGACGGCCACTTGATTGCCAAGCTGCATGAGCCGGGCGGCGCACAGTTCCGCTATGAACAGTTCAACGGCAAGATCGGCAGCAGCGACATCCATGGCGATCTGGCTTACGTCGCCAGCCAGCCACGGCCCAAACTGAGTGGCGCGCTGCTGTCCAATCAGTTGCTGTTTGCCGACCTCGCGCCGCTGATCGGTGCCGACTCCAATGCCAAGCAGAAGGCCCGTGGTGGCGAGAGCAAGCAGCCGGCGGACAAGGTATTGCCGGTGGAAGAGTTCAAGACCGAGCGCTGGCGCGACATGGACGCCGACGTCGAATTCACCGGCAAACGCATCGTCCACAGCGAGGAGTTGCCGTTCACCGACCTCTATACCCACCTCAAACTCAACGACGGCGAACTGAGTCTGGAGCCGCTGCGCTTCGGCGTGGCCGGCGGCAACCTCGACGCGCAGATTCGCCTCAACGGTCGCACCGAACCGCTGGAAGGCCGGGCCAGACTGACCGCGCGCAGGTTCAAGCTCAAACAGCTGTTCCCGACCTTCGAACCGATGAAGACCAGTTTCGGCGAGCTCAACGGCGATGCCGATATCGCCGGTCGCGGCAACTCGGTGGCCAAACTGCTGGGCGGTGCCAACGGCAACCTGAAGATGCTGATCAACGATGGCGCCATCAGTCGCGAGTTGATGGAACTGGCAGGCCTCAACGTCGGCAACTACGTGGTCGGCAAGATCTTTGGCGACAAGGAAGTGAAGATCAACTGCGCGGCGGCGGACTTCGACATCAAGACCGGCCTGGCGAGTACGCGACTGTTCGTGTTCGATACCGAGAACGCAATCATCTACATCGACGGCACGGCGAACATGGCCACCGAGCAACTGGATCTGACGGTGACGCCGGAATCGAAGGGCTGGCGTCTGATTTCCCTGCGTTCGCCGCTCTACGTGCGCGGCAAGTTCATCAAGCCGGATGCCGGGGTCAAAGCAGTGCCGCTGATGTTGCGCGGGGCAGGGATGGTGGCGCTGGGTGTGATCGCTGCGCCGGCGGCGGGGTTGCTGGCGCTGGTGGCGCCGAGCGGTGGCGAGCCGAACCAGTGCGCTCCGTTGCTGGAGCAGATGAAGGCGGGCAAGGCGCCAGCGACTGTCAAACCTACCAAATGATTTTGTAGCGTTTACAAGAAAGCAATCGCGGGCAAGCCCGCTCCCACAGGTTCAGTGAAAACCCTGTGGGAGCGGGCTTGCCCGCGATTGGATCTGGAGGTTTCAGAGGTCTTTCAGGATGTCCGCCATGTCATCCGCATGCTCTTCTTCCTGAGCCAGGATGTCTTCGAAGATCCGGCGCGTAGTCGGATCCTTTTCGCCAATGTACTGGATGATCTCGCGGTAGCTGTCGATGGCGATCCGCTCGGCCACCAGATCTTCGTAGACCATTTCCTTCAAGGTGTTGCCGGCCACGTATTGCGCGTGGGACATCTTCGACAGCAGGTCGGGGTTGAACTCGGGCTCGCCGCCCAGTTGCACGATACGCTCGGCCAGACGGTCGGCGTGTTCGGCTTCCTGCGTGGCGTGCTCGAGGAACTCGTCAGCGGCGACGTTGGCTTTCAGGCCGTTGGCCATGAAGTAGTGGCGCTTGTAGCGCAGGACGCAGACCAGTTCAGTGGCCAGCGATTCGTTTAGCAGGCGCAGCACTTCTTCGCGGTTGGCACTGTAGCTTTCGGTCACCGCGCCATTTTCCACGTGCTGGCGTGCGCGCTCGCGCAGGGTTTGAACATCAGACAAATGCAGGTCACTCATTTCAGTCTCCTGGAGGCTAATCCGATTGGCGTCACGTTCTGCTGACGTGATCGTTACCAGGTTGTGAGTGATGAACGCTGCAAAAAGTTTTGTCGGATTCAGCGAGGGACATGCCCGGAAAGCTGCGCCTCTTCGCGCAGCCAGGCGAAGAACGCCTTCACCGGTGGATGCCGCTCGCGGCCCGGTACGCAAAGCGCGCTGTAACCGGCGCCGTCGACCTGCACCTCGCCCTTGTACGGCACCAGCAGACCGCTGGCGACGCTCTCCGACACCAGAATATTGCTCGCCAGCACCAGCCCCTGTCCGGCAATGGCCGCTTGCAGCGCGTAATGCTCTTCGTCGTATTCGCGGACGGCGGGGTGCTGATTCAACCAGTTCTCGCCCGACTGCGCGCACCACGCCTCCCAGCCGTGGGCGTACAGTTTCGAGTTATGCCAGCGCACGCTGATCAGCGCCGGGGTGCGACGGGCGGCCAGCGCCACTTGTTCCGGCGAGCCGTATACGCCGAACGATTCATCGAACAGGCACAGCCCGTAGAGGTTCGGGTAATCGTCGAGGCTGTAGCGCAGCACCAGATCGACGCTGGCGTCCTGATGCAGGTCGATCACTTCGCAATGCGTATCCAGCCGTACATTGATGTTCGGGTGCTTCGCGTAAAACCGCCCCAGTCGCGGCACCAGCCACAGCGCGGCGAACGCGGCGGTGGTCGACAGCGTCAGGCTGCTGCCGCTGCGTTGCGGACGCAGGGTGTCGACGCTTTGCGCCACTTCCAGAAATGCGCCGTGCAGGCTACGAAACAGCCGCTCGCCGCCCTCGGTCAGGCGCACTTGACGCGGCAGGCGTTCGAACAGCGCCACGCCGAGCCAGTCCTCCAGCGAGCGGATCTGATGGGAAATCGCCGTGGGCGTCACCGCCAGTTCTTCGGCGGCCGCCTTGAAACTCAACAGGCGTGAGGCGGATTCAAACGCGCGCAGTGCGGTCAGGGGCAAGGCAGCAAACATGAAAACTCCACGGATGAAATCAATTCATCCAGACTGATTTTTGCTCATTTGAGGCGATGACTGAATGGCAGCAATCTGGCGCCACATAGTCACTCAAGTCTAGTCCCAAGGAGATTCAGATGAGCAAGATTCTTGCGATCCATGCCAGCCCACGCGGTGAACGTTCCCATTCGCGGCGTCTGGCGGAAAGTTTTCTCAGCGCCTGGCAAGTCCGTCATCCACAGGCTCAGGTTACCCGCCGTGAAGTCGGGCGGGCGTTGATTCCGGCGGTGAATGAAGCGTTTGTCGCGGCGGCGTTTTATCCGGAGCCCGAGGCTCGGCCGCTGACGATGCAGGCCGATCTGGCGCTGAGCAATCAACTGGTGGGCGAGTTGTTCGATCACGACCTGCTGCTGATTTCCACGCCGATGTACAACTTCAACGTGCCCAGCGGCCTCAAGGCCTGGGTCGATCAGATCGTGCGGTTGGGCCTGACGTTCGACCATACGCTGGACAACGGCATCGCCCAGTACACGCCGCTGTTGCACGGCAAAAAGGCGCTGATCGTTACCAGTCGCGGCGGTTTCGGTTTCGGCCCGGGCGGTGAGCTGGAAGCGCTGAATCACGCTGATCCATGGTTGCGCACGGCATTGGGTTTCATCGGCATCAACGACGTCACGGTGGTCGCCGCCGAGGGCGAGGAATCCGCCGAGCGCACCTTCGCGGTGTCAGTGGCCGAGGCCGAGCAGCGCCTGCTCGACCTGGCCCGGGAGTTCTAGGTGGCCTGGCTGTTTCTGCTGATCGCGGCCGGGTTCGAGGTCACCTTCGCCATGGGCATGAAGTACGCCGAAGGTTTCACCCGGCTCTGGCCGTCGCTGATCACCGTGGTTGCGGCGGTGGGTGGGGTGTACTTCCTGACCCTGGCGATGCGCGAGTTGCCGGTGAGCATCGCCTATCCGATCTGGACCGCCATCGGTTCACTCGGCACGGTTTTTCTCGGTTTCGCCCTGCTGGGCGAGAGCCTGACGCTGGTGAAGTTGCTGTCGGTGGGGCTGATTGTGGCGGGGGTGGTGGGGCTGAAGTAGGCTGGTCGTGGAGTTGTCATCATCGAGGAGGATGCTTGGCGGGCGTTTTGCACGCCCTGCATCCACTCACCGACCACAAGGATGTTTGCCCATGTCGCAAGATTCGGCCACACGTTATCCACTGGTGCTGGTGCCGGGAATGCTCGGTTTCATCCGTCTGGTGCTGTACCCGTACTGGTATGGGATCATCAAAGCGTTGCGCCGGGGTGGTGCGACGGTGATTGCGGTGCAGGTGTCGCCGCTCAATTCCACCGAGGTGCGCGGCGAGCAGTTGCTGGCGCGCATCGATGAAATTCTGCGCGAGACCGGTGCGGCCAAGGTCAATCTGTTCGGCCATAGCCAGGGCTCGCTGACGGCGCGTTACGCGGCGGCCAAACGTCCGGATCTGGTGGCGTCGGTGACGTCGGTGGCCGGGCCCAATCATGGTTCTGAACTGGCTGACTATTTGGCGAAACACTATCCGGCGGACAGCGCCAAGGGACGCATCCTCGAGGCGCTGTTGCGGTTTGTCGGCTGGCTGATGGCGCTGCTGGAAACCGGCTACCACGGGCCGAAACTGCCGGTGGATATCCACGCCTCTCACCATTCCCTGACCACTGAAGGCGTGGCGCTGTTCAACCAGCGTTATCCCCAGGGCCTGCCGCAAACCTGGGGCGGGCATGGGCCGGAAGAGGTCAACGGTGTGCGTTATTACTCGTGGTCCGGCACGTTGCAGCCGGGCAAGACTGATCGCGGTGGCAACCTGTTTGACGGCACCAACCGCAGTTGCCGGTTGTTCGCCAAAACCTTCGTGCGCGAGCCGGGGCAGTGCGACGGCATGGTCGGACGCTACAGCTCGCACCTCGGTACGGTCATCGGCGATGACTACCCGATGGATCACTTCGACATCGTCAACCAGTCACTGGGACTGGTCGGCAAAGGGGCGGATCCGGTGCGGCTGTTCGTCGAGCATGCGGCGCGCCTCAAGGCTGCCGGGGTTTAACAGTCAGACCACGTTATCGTTCATCACTGGCTTGCCAGCGAAGGCGCCCGATCAGGCAACGCTGACTCGGCGGCCGAGCACGGTGGTCCAGCGCTCGGAAAGAATCACTCCGCCCAGCGTCAGCAAGCCGCCGACCAGGTGATACATCGCCAGTTGTTCCTTCAATACCACCGCAGCAATCAGCGCGGTGATCAACGGCAGCAGGTTGAAGAACAGCGTGGTCCGGCTCGGACCCAGGCGCTGCACAGCCTGCATCCAGGCCAGCGGCGCAAGCATCGAGGCCAGCAGGCACGCGTACAGCACCAGCGGAATGTTCTGCAGGGTCAGGCCGGTTTTCGGCGACATGGCGTACAACGGAAACAGCACCACCACCGCCACCAGCACCTGCAAATACAGCAACACGAGCGGCGGCAGGCGCAGCTGCCATTTTTTCAGCAGGGTGCTGTAGATGGCGTAGGCGAGGGTGGCGATCAGCATCATCGCGTCGCCCAGGTTCACGCCGTGTTGCAGCAGTGCGCCGAGGCTGCCGGACGACACCACCACCAGCACACCGGCGAAAGACAGCACCGCACCGACCAGCGCACCGGCGGTCAGGCGCTGGCCGAGGCTGATGATTGCCATGGCCAGCGACATCAACGGCATCAGCGACAGGATGATGCCCATGTTGGTGGCGCTGGTCATGGTCGCCGCGAAGTAGGCCAGGCTCTGATAGACCGCCATGCCCAGCACGCCGAGGATGAAAATCTTGCCCAGGTTCGGGCGGATCTGCGGCCAGTGTGCGATCACCTTCTTGAGCATGAACGGCGTGAACAGCAGACCGGCGAGCAGCCAGCGGTAGAAGCCGATCTCGGCGGGAAAGATCGTGCCAACGGCCAGCTTGTTGATTACGGTGTTGCCGGCCCAGATGAAAATCGCCAGCAGGGGAAACGCGTATTGCATGGGAGGAGAAACCAGTACGTTGATGAACGGTGATTATCCCCTGTCTGGATGCAGGCCTATACTGCGAACCGGACAACCCGCCCCTGATTCCGGACAGCATGAACAGTAAACACATCGATCTGCTGGATTTCAGCGAACTGCCGTCGGCGGTGTATTTCCGCTATGCCGATTTCAACGCCCACGAATACGCCGCGCCGCACCGCCATCCGTGGGGCACGCTGGAGTACGCGGCCCACGGCGTGCTGCACATGGATGTCGACGGCAGCCGCTTCATGTCGCCGCCGCAATACGCGGTGTGGGTGCCGCCGCAGGTCGAGCACAGTTTCTACAGCCATCAGCCGGTCAACTATCGGGCGGTGTGCCTGGCGCCGGATGTCTGTTCCGACTTGCCGGCGCAGGCCTGCACCCTGGCGATCAGCGACATTCTCAAGGCGATCCTCAAGGACTTTGCCGCCCGCGATGTGAAGATCCCCGCGTTCGAAGCTGACCAGCGTCTGGCCCAGGTGTTGGTGGATCAACTGCGCCAGGCGCCAGTTCATCAGTGCTATTTGCCCTACGCCAGCAGCCCCGGTTTGCTGACCATTCTCGAAACCCTGCAGGCCGAGCCCGGCAATAACGAGCCGCTGGCGCACTGGGCGGCGCAGGTGCATGTCAGCGAGCGCACCCTGGCCCGGCAGTTCGTGCGGGAGCTGGGGATAAGTTTCGGCGAGTGGCGTCAGCGGCTGCGTTATCTCGCGGCGATCGAGGCGCTGGAGTCGGCGCGCAGCGTGCAGGAAATCGCCTTCGATCTCGGCTACAGCAGCGGCTCGGCCTTCATCGCCATGTTTGCGCGCCAGGCCGGATGTACCCCGGAGCAATACCGGCGCAGTCATCTTGAGGGCAGGAAGGTGTAACAAGCTTTGACTACACTCAGCCGGAGGCCGCCTCCATCGAGGCGGCGCCAAGGAGAAAACTCCATGAAGATGCTGCGTGTCCCTTTGTTGATGATCGGTCTGCTGCTGTGCTCCCAGGGGTTCGCCGCCACGGCGCAACAGAACAAAATGACCACCTGCAACGCCGACGCCACGGCCAAGAGCCTCAAGGGCGACGAGCGCAAGGCCTTCATGAGCACCTGCCTCAAGGCAGCCCCGGCGGCCAACGACGCCAAGGCGCTGACCCCGCAGCAGGAAAAGATGAAAACCTGTAATGCCGATGCCAAGACCAAGGCGCTGACCGGTGATGCGCGCAAGACGTTCATGAGTGATTGCCTGAAGAAAAAATAAGATCGACAGATCGCAGCGAGCGGCAGGGCATCCGCTCGCTTCGGCGCCGGATCGCTGGCAGACTGCCAATCCTTTTACGCCGTTCGTTTTGAGGCTGTATGCCAACGTTTTCTGAGCGTCATGTTGTGTTCTGGGTCAGTTGCATCATCATTTTCGGCGGTCTGTTGCTGGTGTTGCCATTGCGTCTGCTGCCCAGCCTGCTGGCCGGGTTGCTGGTGTTCGAACTGGTCAACATGCTCACCCCGCAGTTGCAACGGCTGATCGAAGGTCGGCGTGCGCGCTGGCTGGCGGTGGCGCTGCTGGGCACGCTGGTGGTGAGTGTGCTGACGCTGATCTTCGCCGGCGCCATCAGTTTCCTGCTGCATGAAGCGGAAAACCCCGGCGCTTCCCTCGACAAATTCATGGGCGTGGTCGACCGCGCGCGCGGGCAGTTGCCGCCGTTCATTGACGCTTACCTGCCGGCCAGCGCTGCCG
The window above is part of the Pseudomonas fluorescens genome. Proteins encoded here:
- a CDS encoding DMT family transporter is translated as MAWLFLLIAAGFEVTFAMGMKYAEGFTRLWPSLITVVAAVGGVYFLTLAMRELPVSIAYPIWTAIGSLGTVFLGFALLGESLTLVKLLSVGLIVAGVVGLK
- a CDS encoding AraC family transcriptional regulator, which codes for MNSKHIDLLDFSELPSAVYFRYADFNAHEYAAPHRHPWGTLEYAAHGVLHMDVDGSRFMSPPQYAVWVPPQVEHSFYSHQPVNYRAVCLAPDVCSDLPAQACTLAISDILKAILKDFAARDVKIPAFEADQRLAQVLVDQLRQAPVHQCYLPYASSPGLLTILETLQAEPGNNEPLAHWAAQVHVSERTLARQFVRELGISFGEWRQRLRYLAAIEALESARSVQEIAFDLGYSSGSAFIAMFARQAGCTPEQYRRSHLEGRKV
- a CDS encoding ferritin-like domain-containing protein, which encodes MSDLHLSDVQTLRERARQHVENGAVTESYSANREEVLRLLNESLATELVCVLRYKRHYFMANGLKANVAADEFLEHATQEAEHADRLAERIVQLGGEPEFNPDLLSKMSHAQYVAGNTLKEMVYEDLVAERIAIDSYREIIQYIGEKDPTTRRIFEDILAQEEEHADDMADILKDL
- a CDS encoding PsiF family protein — translated: MKMLRVPLLMIGLLLCSQGFAATAQQNKMTTCNADATAKSLKGDERKAFMSTCLKAAPAANDAKALTPQQEKMKTCNADAKTKALTGDARKTFMSDCLKKK
- a CDS encoding FMN-dependent NADH-azoreductase, whose translation is MSKILAIHASPRGERSHSRRLAESFLSAWQVRHPQAQVTRREVGRALIPAVNEAFVAAAFYPEPEARPLTMQADLALSNQLVGELFDHDLLLISTPMYNFNVPSGLKAWVDQIVRLGLTFDHTLDNGIAQYTPLLHGKKALIVTSRGGFGFGPGGELEALNHADPWLRTALGFIGINDVTVVAAEGEESAERTFAVSVAEAEQRLLDLAREF
- a CDS encoding LysR substrate-binding domain-containing protein — protein: MFAALPLTALRAFESASRLLSFKAAAEELAVTPTAISHQIRSLEDWLGVALFERLPRQVRLTEGGERLFRSLHGAFLEVAQSVDTLRPQRSGSSLTLSTTAAFAALWLVPRLGRFYAKHPNINVRLDTHCEVIDLHQDASVDLVLRYSLDDYPNLYGLCLFDESFGVYGSPEQVALAARRTPALISVRWHNSKLYAHGWEAWCAQSGENWLNQHPAVREYDEEHYALQAAIAGQGLVLASNILVSESVASGLLVPYKGEVQVDGAGYSALCVPGRERHPPVKAFFAWLREEAQLSGHVPR
- a CDS encoding esterase/lipase family protein, which translates into the protein MSQDSATRYPLVLVPGMLGFIRLVLYPYWYGIIKALRRGGATVIAVQVSPLNSTEVRGEQLLARIDEILRETGAAKVNLFGHSQGSLTARYAAAKRPDLVASVTSVAGPNHGSELADYLAKHYPADSAKGRILEALLRFVGWLMALLETGYHGPKLPVDIHASHHSLTTEGVALFNQRYPQGLPQTWGGHGPEEVNGVRYYSWSGTLQPGKTDRGGNLFDGTNRSCRLFAKTFVREPGQCDGMVGRYSSHLGTVIGDDYPMDHFDIVNQSLGLVGKGADPVRLFVEHAARLKAAGV
- a CDS encoding DMT family transporter encodes the protein MQYAFPLLAIFIWAGNTVINKLAVGTIFPAEIGFYRWLLAGLLFTPFMLKKVIAHWPQIRPNLGKIFILGVLGMAVYQSLAYFAATMTSATNMGIILSLMPLMSLAMAIISLGQRLTAGALVGAVLSFAGVLVVVSSGSLGALLQHGVNLGDAMMLIATLAYAIYSTLLKKWQLRLPPLVLLYLQVLVAVVVLFPLYAMSPKTGLTLQNIPLVLYACLLASMLAPLAWMQAVQRLGPSRTTLFFNLLPLITALIAAVVLKEQLAMYHLVGGLLTLGGVILSERWTTVLGRRVSVA
- a CDS encoding AsmA family protein, yielding MTRARKIFAWTFATLVLLLAVLVLIIVFFDWNRIKPPLNAKVSEELHRPFAINGNLSVVWRRELDEGGWRAWVPWPHVVAEDLTLGNPDWSKQPQMVTLKRVELRISPLALLAQRVTIPRIDLTEPNAQLQRLADGRANWTFTFDPKDPNAEPSNWVVDIGAIGFDKGHVTLDDQTLKTNLDLLIDPLGKPIPFSDIVGDKAAKTAQDKGGAPQDYAFGLKVAGQYHGQKLAGQGKIGGLLALQDASKPFPLQAQAKIGDTSVELAGTLTDPLNLGALDLRLKLAGASLGNLYPLTGVTLPDTPPYATDGHLIAKLHEPGGAQFRYEQFNGKIGSSDIHGDLAYVASQPRPKLSGALLSNQLLFADLAPLIGADSNAKQKARGGESKQPADKVLPVEEFKTERWRDMDADVEFTGKRIVHSEELPFTDLYTHLKLNDGELSLEPLRFGVAGGNLDAQIRLNGRTEPLEGRARLTARRFKLKQLFPTFEPMKTSFGELNGDADIAGRGNSVAKLLGGANGNLKMLINDGAISRELMELAGLNVGNYVVGKIFGDKEVKINCAAADFDIKTGLASTRLFVFDTENAIIYIDGTANMATEQLDLTVTPESKGWRLISLRSPLYVRGKFIKPDAGVKAVPLMLRGAGMVALGVIAAPAAGLLALVAPSGGEPNQCAPLLEQMKAGKAPATVKPTK